TTCGGGCGTGTCCACGACCGGCCAGTTCTCATAGACGCCGCTGGTGATGAAGTAGAACGGCAGGATCAGCCAGCCCAGCACCAGCACGGCGAGCAGCCAGCCCCACTGCCAGCGGTTCCAGCGCCGATGCGCCCGCCACGGGAACGAGATGGCTCGATCGCGGAATGCGAACCGCGACAGGAGGTAGGGAACGAGCACCGCTCCCCCGAGCGCGAGCGTGAAGCGCAGCATCGCGAGGTTGTCGAGCTGCGCCTCGAGCGAGATGGCGTGCACGATCAGCATGCCGAGCGCGATCAGTGCGAGATCCCGGGTGAGCGACGGCATCCGCTTCTGCCCGATCTCCCACGTCGGCCGGCTTCCGACCGAGACGGTGACGGTCCGCGGCGCGCCCCGATCCACCAGCGCGGCCGATCCGACACCGACGGCGATCAGCGCCCAGCCGACCCAGGTCCAGCCGAGCACGAAGAACGCGGGCGCCGCCAGGCACACGAGCACGGCGGGGCCGAGCCGGCGCCAGGCTGCGGAGGTCACCCCCGCGGAACCCTGCGGTAGGCGAGGTCTCGGATGTCGCGACCCTTGGTGATGCCCTTGCGTTCGAACGCGGTCATCACGCGCCCGTCGAAGCGCTCGGCCCACTCGCCGTCGAAGGCGCGCTCGAACTCCGGCGCGTCATCGAGCACCTCGCGCATCTGCAGCGCGTAGTCCTCCCAGTCGGTGGCGAGGCGAAGCACCCCGCCATCGGCCAGTGCGCGCGCAGCCGTCTCGGGGAAGCCCGGACGAACCAGCCGTCGCTTGGTGTGGCGCTTCTTGTGCCACGGGTCGGGGAAGAAGATCCAGACCTCGGATGCCGCAGCCTCCGGCAGCAGCGTGGAGAGCACCTCGGGCGCGTTGGCCTCCACGAGGCGCAGGTTGCGCGCATCGGCCTTGTCTGCATCCAACATGGTGCGCGCGAGACCGGCTCGGAAGACCTCGACGGCCAGGAAGTCGGTGTCAGGATTCGCTGTGGCCGCGGCGATGATCGCGTGTCCCTGCCCGGAACCGATCTCCACGGTCAGCGGCGCGGTGCGTCCGTAGACGGATGCCGGCTCCAGCCGGGCTTCCGGGTGCACCGAGGTGAAGGCGACGTCGCGGGCGACGTCGAACAGGTAGAAGGGTGCGAGTTCTTCGAAGGCCCGCTCCTGAGCCTCGGACATGCGGCCGCTGCGGCGCACGAAGGAGACCGGTTCTTCACGGAAGGTGCGGGGTTCTGACATCCCTCCAGGGTATCCGCGGGATCTGCCGCTCATGAGACGGGATCCGTGACGAAGTCGATGAGCTCTTCGACCCGGCCGAGCAGCGACGGCTCCAGGTCGCGGAAGGTCGTCACGCGGGAGAGGATGCGCTGCCAGGCGCGGGCGATGTCGGCCTGTTCCTCGGCGGGCCAGCCGAACGCCCGGCAGATGCCCGTCTTCCAATCCGTGCCGCGCGGGATCTGCGGCCAGGCACGAATGCCCATCGCCGACGGCGTCACGCACTGCCAGACATCGATGAAGGGGTGGCCCACGATCTTCAGGTGCGCCCCGTGCGGGCCGCGCAGGATCTGCTCGACCATCCGGGTCTCCTTGGAGCCGGGCACGAGGTGATCGACCAGCACGCCGTAGCGGCGCTCGGCGCTCGGCGGCGCCTCCGTGAGCAGATCCTCCAGCAGGTCGATGCCCTGCAGGTACTCCACCACGACGCCCTCGACCCGCAGGTCGGCGCCCCACACCTTCTCGACGAGCTCGGCGTCGTGCCGACCCTCGACGAGGATGCGACTGGGCAACGCGACCTTCGCGCGGTCGTCGGCGACGGTGAAGGAACCGGATGCGGTGCGCCGCGTGCCCTGTGGCTTCGCTGCGGGCACGACCAGACGGACAGGCTTGCCCTCGACGAGGAAACCGCCGCCGAGCGGGAAGCTGCGCCGGCGCCCCTTCCAGTCCTCCAGCTCGACCAGTCCGGACTCCACGCGGGTGATCGCGCCGCAGTAGCCGTCTTCGGCGACCTCGACGACGAGATCCATCTCGGCGGGCACGTCGCTCGCCTTCACGGTTCCGCGATCCCGCCATCCTGCCGCGAGCACATCGCCGCCGTACCTGTCGTCCATGCCCTCCAGCGTATGTGCCTCCGCTACGGGCGAACGGTGAAGGCCGTTCGGATGCTGTCGCGTGTCGGCCTCAATGCATAGACTCGTGCCATGGGGAGCGGCTGCCGGTCGGAGGGATCACTATGAGGAATCGGTGGCTGGCCATGGCCGCGATCGTGCTGGGCACGATCCTGGGCGGGCTCTCTCTGAGCGCGGCGTCCGCGACGGCTCCCGGGCCGCTCGACGGACCCATCACCGACCACAGCGATGTCGTCTCCGCCGCGGACCGCGAGCAGGCCGAGAGCACGCTCGCGAAGCTGCGCTCCGAGGCCGGCATCGACCTCTTCTTCGTGATGATCCCCCAGTACACCGACCCTTCGGTGATGGAGGACTGGACCACGGCGACCGCCCAGGGCAATGGCTTCCGCGCTGATCAGTATCTGATCTCGGTCGCCACCGAGGGTCGCACGTACACGATGTACCGTCCCGATGACGGTCGCATGAGCACCTCCGAGCGCGACGACATCCTGTCCGCGATGCGCCCCGACCTCTCGGACAGCGACTTCAGCCATGCCGTCGTCGCCGGCGCCGACGAGGCGTACGACATCTACGTGCTGGCACCCCAGCGCGCCGCACAGGGATGGATGGTGTTCGGCATCATCGTCGTGATCGCGGTCATCGTGATCGTGTCCGTACTGCTGGTGCGCCGAGCACGCAAGCGCGCCGCGGAGAACGCGAAGCGCCAGGCGGCCCTCGCCCAGACCTCGCAGCAGGCCAGCATCGCGCTCGTGCGCACCGACGACCTCGTCCGCACCAGCGAGCAGGAGATGGAGTACGCCCGCGCGCAGTTCGGCGACGACGTGATCGGCGAGTTCGTCACCGCTCTCGAGACGTCGCGCAAGAACCTCGACGAGGCGTTCTCCCTGCAGCAGAAACTCGACGACGAGATCCCCGACACCGATCAGCAGAAGCAGGAGTGGTACGACCGCATCCTGCAGCTGTGCTCGGAGTCCACGCAGGTGCTCGAAGAACGCAAGGCCGACTTCGACGAACTGCGCAAGCTGGAGCAGAACGCGCCTGCCGCACTGGAGAACGTCCGGCAGCTGCGCGCTGCGGCCGGTGCCGAGGTCGACCGGGCAGATCAGATCCTCGCCGCGCTCACCTCGAGCTATGCCGCGGACGCGTACTCGTCGGTCAGCGAGAATCCCGCTCAGGCACGCTCGCGCATCTCGTTCACCGACACGCAGATCCAGGCCGCCGAGCAGGCGCTGGCAGCCGGCAGCACCGGCGACGCCGCCGTCGCGGTACGCGCCGCCGAAGGCGCCGTGCAGCAGGCGACTCAACTCGAGGATGCCGTCGAGAAGCTGCAGAACGATCTCAACGCCGCAGAGACCCGCGCGAAGGCGCTGATCGCCGATCTGAGCACCGATGTGCAGACCGCCCAGGCGCTGCCTGACGCGCAGGGCGCAGTCGCCCAGGCCGTATCCGCCACGCAGCAGGGCGTCCAGCAGGCACAGGGCGTGCTCGCGTCGACCGGGCGCGACCCGATCGCCGCGCTGCGCATCCTCGAGGCGGCGAACACTTCGATCGACGCCGTCATCGCCCATGTGCGCGACGAGCAGGCGAAGATCGAGCACGCGCGCAGCATGCTCGCGGATGCCGTCCAGCGCGCCGACATCCAGATCTCCACCGCCGAGCAGTTCATCCAGAACAACCGCGGCGGCGTCTCCTCCCCGGCACGCACCCGCCTGTCCCAGGCGCAGGCCGCGGTGACGGAGGCGCGTCGTATCGCCCAGTCCGACCCGGTGCAGGCGCTCGCGCAGGCTCAGAACGCGGACCGGCTCGCCAGCGACGCACTGCGTCTCGCCCAGAACGATGTCAACAGCTGGGGCGGTGGCGGCTTCGGCGGCGGCGGTCGCGGCAACGACAACCTCGGTGCACTCCTCGGCGGCATCCTCATCGGTCAGGCCACCGGCCGCGGCGGAGGCGGCTGGGGCGGCGGCGGAGGCGGAGGCGGAGGCGGAGGCGGCATCTTCGGCGGTGGCGGGGGCGGCTTCGGCGGCAGCAGCGGCGGAGGCGGATTCTTCGGCGGCGGAGGCAGCGGCGGAGGCGGCTTCTCCGTCGGCGGGTTCGGCGGCGGAGGCGGTGGCTTCGGCGGCAGCAGCGGAGGCGGAGGCGCATTCTGAACCGCGTTCACCTCTGACACCAGACACATTCCTACACACGTCACGACAACCATCCGATAAGAAAAGGAATCACAAATGGCCAAGGAATCCATCTTCGGACGCATCTCCACGCTCGTCCGTGCGAACATCAACTCGCTCCTCGACCAGGCCGAGGACCCGCAGAAGATGATCGATCAGCTCGTCCGCGACTACACGAACAACATCGCGGATGCCGAGTCGGCGATCGCCGAGACGATCGGCAACCTGCGTCTGCTCGAGCGCGACCACGAGGAAGACGTCCGCTCCGCAGGAGAGTGGGGCAACAAGGCACTGGCCGCCAGCCGCAAGGCCGATGAGCTTCGCGGCTCGGGCAGCACCGCGGATGCCGACAAGTTCGACAGCCTCGCCAAGATCGCCCTGCAGCGCCAGATCAGCTCGGAGCGCGAGGCCCGCGCCTCGGAGCCGCAGATCGCGTCGCAGACCGAGATCGTCGACAAGCTCAAGAGCGGCCTGAACGGCATGAAGGACAAGCTCGGCGAGCTCAAGACCAAGCGCAGCGAGCTGCTCGCACGCGCCAAGGTCGCCGAGGCCCAGACCAAGGTGCAGGACGCCATCGGCTCGATCAACGTGCTCGACCCGACCAGCGAGCTCGGTCGTTTCGAGGACAAGATCCGCCGCCAGGAAGCACTCGCCCAGGGCAAGGCGGAGATCGCGGCCTCGTCCCTCGACGCGCAGTTCGAGAGCCTCGAGGACCTCGGCGAGCTCACCGAGGTGGAAGCCCGCCTCGCCGAGCTCAAGTCGGGCAAGCCGCAGGCAGCCATCGAATCAGAGTGATCGGACGGGCGGATGCCGCACTCCGGCATCCGCCCCTCCCTCCTCAGAGCTGGATCCCATGACCCGATTCCTCATCGTCCCGCAGTGGCAGGGCTCCCCTGCCGCCCGCGCCATGCTTCTGGTCGACGGCGCGAACGCGATCGCCGGCGATCTGCCGCGCAAGGACACCACCGTGCTGGACGTGCCCCTCGAAGCCGGCGAGTCGCTGGGCACCGGCGTGCGGCGACTCAGCTCGCTGCTGCGGGTGCGCGACCTGGTCGCTGAGAACATGTCGGATGCCGGTGAGCAGACCGTCCTGATCGGCGGCGACTGCAGCGTGACCGCGTTCGCGCTCTCGGCCGTCGACCACGCGGACACCGCCGTGCTCTGGTGCGATGCGCACCCCGATCTCAACGATCCCTCCACGTCCCCCTCCGGCTCGTTCTCCGGGATGGCCCTGCGCGCGGTTCTCGGAGAGGGCGAGCCTCAGCTGGCGCTCTCCCCGGCGGTTCCCGCCGAGCACGTCGTCCTGCTCGGCGCTCGCAGCATCGACGAGAGCGAGCAGGATCCGCTCTCATCGATCACGACCCTCACCCCCGAGGACGCGCAGGACCCGGATGCCGTCGTCGCAGCGGTGCGCGCCACCGGCGCCACACGGGTCTGGGTGCACATCGACGTCGATGTGATCGACCCTGCGGAATTCGAGGGCGTCTCCGAAGCCGCCCCGTTCGGCGTATCCACCAGTGCGCTGGTGTCGGCGATCAAGCAGGTTCGAGCCGAGTTCCCCCTCGCGGGGGCGACGATCTCGGGATTCGCCCCGCGCAGCCCCGCCCATGCCGTGCAGGACATGGGTGCGATCCTGCGACTCATCGGCGCCGTGGCGTGAACGCCGACTGGCGCGGCGAGGCGGAGCGCATCCTGGTGCGAGGACGTCGCTCGGATCGGCGCATCCCTGCATTCCTGCTGCGTTCGCCGATCAGTCGCCTCGGCTACTGGTGGGGCACTTCGGTCGGCTGGGTGTGGGGGTCGCTCTGGAGCACCGGCCCTGTCGAACGTCGGGGCGGACTGTGGGTGTTCCGTGGTCTTCCGCAGTGGTCGTACGGTCGCGGGGGCGTGTGCGTGGGAGGCTGCTACCTGACCGGTGACATCGAACCGTCCGACGCGGTGCTCCGGCATGAGGCGGTGCACAAGCAGCAGTGGTTGCGATACGGCTTCCTGATGCCGTTCCTCTACCTGTTCGCAGGCCGCGACGCGCTGCGGAATCGCTTCGAGATCGAAGCCGGGCTCGAAGACGGCGGGTACGTCCGCCGCACGTCGCAGCGCTGACGAGGTCGCCGCGGGTCAGTGGACCGGCAGTCCGTATCGTGCAGGCGCGTGGATGGCCGTGGGAGCGACGCCGTGATGCTCGGTGAGGTGATCGACGATGTCGGCGGTGCTGATGAAGCAGCCGAGCAGCGTGGCCTCGGTGCGCAGGGTCGCCTCGGACCCGTCGCACAGCATCTCGTCGGCCCAGGCCGTGGCTGCGCGGGTGAGGATCTCACCGGTCGCGCGGCGGACTCCTCCACGCGTGCGCACCAGCCAGGTGACCGTCATCCGCGGCGGGACCTCGACGACTCCGACGGCGTCCGCGTCGGGCACCTCGATGAAGACCCGGCCGACGGCGCACAGCGGAAGGGTGGCGAGCACCAGCTCCAGCTCGGCGAGAGAATTCTCATCCGCGGTGACGAGGTGCTGCACCAGAGGTCGGCGGGACGCCCTGCGTGCGGCGCGTGTGCCGGCGGCGGTCTCGACGATGCTCATGATGCATCGATCATATCACCGAAGGAAGGGTTGCCTTACCTTCCCTGTCGGCTGAGAGCTCAGTCGATGAGGGCGTTCCGCAGCGCGTCCAGTTCGGCATCCGTCAGTCCGGCGCCCTGAAGATACGCAGCCGCCGAGCCGTGCCGCTGATCGATGTCCGCCAGCAGCGCCGCCATCACGGGCGCAGGCGATTCGGTCGCCAGCTGTATCGCATTGCGCGCGTCGGGCATGTTGGCCCGGAAGTAGGCGATGATCGCCCGATTCCGCTCCGCAGGCAGCTGCGATGCGGTCAATGCATAGTCGGCGATCACCGCATCGCGATCGGCCCCGATCGCGCTCAGCGCGAGAGCGACCGTGACGCCCGTGCGGTCCTTGCCCACCGTGCAGTGCACGAGCGTCGGCTCCCCCGACGCGATCACGCGCACCGCCTCCACCAGTCGCGAGGCGCTGTCGTCGACGAGATGCCGGTACATCCGCTCCAGATCCATGTCCTGCTCGAAGAAGGAGCCGACGGATCCCAGGAACAGCGGGATGTGCGTGGTCGCCACCGACCGCAGTGCGGACGGCTCAGCGCGTACTTCGGTCTCGTCGCGCAGATCCACGACCCGCTGCACGCGCTCTTCGAGCGCGGACGCGCCCGCAGGAGTCAACCGCGCGAGCTGACCCGATCGCAGCAGCGCACCGTGGCGCACGCGCGCGGTTCCGACGGGAATGCCGCCGACATCTCTCAGGTTGCTCACTCCGGGGATGTCGAGAATCGTCACCCCTCCAGCCTAGGACGAGAAGGCGACCGTGCCAGCCGAACAAGAAATGCAGATAGACAAGCGTTGGCAGAAACCGCCAGACCTTCTGCTCATTTAATACGCGGATTACTTCACTTAATGATCCGAGATTTCCTGTGAACCCCATCCGATAGCAGAATATGGCCGTGGCACAAGACACCAGCGAGTTCCGCTACCTGCCCGCGCAGGCCCAGAGGTTCGGCATCCCCGTCCCCTCCGCCCGACGCATCGCGCTGGCTCTTCCCGACGGACGCTCGCTCAGCGCCCTGCACTTCGGCGACGGCGCACCCGAGGTGACCCTGCTGCACGGTGCAGGTCTGAACGCCCACACGTGGGATTCCGTTGCCCTGCTGCTCGGTCGCCCGGCTCTGATGATCGACCTCGCCGGGCACGGCGACTCCTCCTGGCGTGCCGATCTCGACTACTCCCCTGCAGCTCTCGCCGGCGATGTCGTCGCCGCGATCGAGGAGTGGACGGACGAACCGCAGGTGCTGATCGGGCACTCGCTCGGCGGTCTCACCGCGACCGTGGTGGCGGCACGCCATCCGGAACTGGTCGCCGAACTGATCCTCGTCGACATCGTGCCCGGTCTGGACACCGACGCCGCGCCCGCCGTGCTGCGCGAGTTCTATCAGGTGACGGAGTTCGACTCCCGCGACGACGTCGTCGCCCGCGCCGAGAAGTTCGGCTTCGGCGGCGCGCGCGAGGACACCGAGCGCGGAGTCTTCTTCAACACACGCGTGCGCGAGGACGGCCGCATCGAGTGGAAGCACCACTTCGCCCAGATCATCGGCCACGCCTTCGACGCGTTGAACGCCGCGAAGCGAGCATCCACCGCTGCGGACCTGTGGTCGGACATCACCGGGGTGACCGCTCCCCTCACGCTCGTCCGCGGCTCGCACGGGTTCCTTCAGGATGCCGACGTCGCGGAGTTCTCCCGGCAGGTGCCCTCGGCGACCGTCACCACCGTCGACGCCGGCCACAACATCCAGGAGACCGACCCGGCCTCGCTGGCATCCCTCGCAGCCGATGCACTGAGCCGCACCTCCCGCTGACCGCAACTCGAACTGACCCCTCCACCGCTGACCCGAGTGGGATCCATCTCCGAGAGGACACGACGTGTCTACTTCAACAACCGCACGCCGATCAGCCCGTCTGGCCGCGATCGGGCTCCTCGCCGTCGGCGCTCTCGTGCTGAGCGCCTGCGGCGGCTCGCCGGAGCCTGTCTCGACGTCGCCCGGCAAAGCCGACCCGAACGCGGACCTCACGGTCGGCCTGGTACTCGAGCCGACCAACCTCGACATCCGCCACACCAGCGGTGCCGCGCTCGAGCAGGTCCTCGTCGACAACATCTATGAGGGTCTGGTCACGCGCACGCAGGACAACAAGGTCGAGGACCGCCTGGCCGCGTCTCACGAGATCTCCCCCGACGGGCTCACCTACACGTTCACGCTCAACGACGGCATCAGCTTCCACGACGGTACCGCGCTCACCTCGGCCGACGTCGTCGCCTCGTACCAGACCGTGAAGACGGATGCCAGCGTGCAGGGCAACACCGAGTTCGCCGGCGTCGCCGCCATCAGCGCACCCGACGCCGAGACCGTGCAGATCACGCTGACCAAGCCGGACCAGAACTTCCTGTTCAACCTGACCGGCCCGGCGGGACTCGTCTTCAAGACCGGCGACAAGACCGACCTGAAGACCGCCGAGAACGGCACAGGGCCGTTCACCCTGCAGCGCTGGGCCAAGGGCAGCTCGATCGCCTTCACCCGCTACGACGAGTACTGGGGCAAGAAGGCGCAGCTCGCGCAGGTGACCTTCCAGTACATCCCCGACTTCACCGCCGGGGTCAACGCCGCTCTCGACGGCTCGATCGACGTCCTCACCGCTGTGGACCCGAACCTCGTCTCGCAGCTGAAGGACTCCGGTGACTTCGCGATCACCACCGGGCGCACCACCGACAAGGCGACCCTCGCGTTCAACAACGCCAAGGCTCCGCTGAACGACGCGCGCGTGCGCAAGGCGCTGCGTCTGGCGATCGACCACGAGGCGCTGGTCGAGGCCGTGGGTGCGGGCGAGACGCTGTACGGACCGATCCCCTCGCTGGACCCCGGCTACGAGGATCTGTCCGAGCTCGTCCCCTTCGACCCGGCCGAGGCGAAGAAGCTGCTCAAGGAAGCCGGGCAGGAGAAGCTCGACCTGACCCTCACCATCCCGTCCTTCTACGGGACCACCGTGGCGCAGGTGCTGGTCTCGGACTTCGCGAAGGTCGGCGTCTCCCTCGAGGTGAACCGCGTCGAATTCGCGACCTGGCTCGAGGACGTCTACACCAACCACGACTACGAGCTCAGCTTCGTGCTGCACGTCGAGCCCCGCGACTTCGGCAACTGGGCGAACCCGGACTACTACTTCGGCTACGACAACCCCGAGGTGCAGGACCTGTATGCGCAGTCGCAGGCCGAGCTGGACCCCGCGAAGTCGGCGGACCTGCTCAAGCAGGCCGCACGCATCGTGTCCGAGGACGACGCCGCCGACTGGCTGTACAACGGCGCCACGCTGACCGCGCACATTCCGGGCGTCTCCGGGTTCCCGAAGGACTCGATCAACTCGCGCATCGACCTCTCCGGCGTCACCAAGACCGCCGACTGACGCATGCTCCGATACGCGCTCACACGGGGGGCCCTGCTGATCGCAGGGCTCCTCGTGTCGAGCGTGATCATCTTCCTCACACTGCGGGTCTTCCCCGGCGACGTCGCACAGCTGATCGCGGGCACCCAGGCCAGTCCGGAGACCGTCGCGGCGCTGCGGGAGTCACTCGGGCTGAACAAGCCTCTGCCCGTGCAGTACGGAGCCTGGATCGGGGGCATCCTGCACGGCGACCTCGGCACCTCCCAGCTCAGCGGCGCCTCGGTCGGCGCCGAGCTCGTCGAGAAGGCCCGGGTGACGGTGCCGCTGGGCATCATGGCTCTCACGATCGCCCTGCTCATCGCCGTGCCGTTCGGCATCCTGTCCGCGGTGATGCGCGGACGCTCCGGGGGCACGTCGCTGAACGTGGCCGCGCAGACCATCGCCGCGGTGCCGGTCATCTGGGCCGGGATGATGCTGGTGGTCGTCTTCGCCCAGTGGCTGGGCTGGCTGCCCGCCCAGGGCTTCCCGCGCACGGGCTGGACCACGCCCCTCAAGGCGTTCGAGTCGCTGCTGCTGCCCGCACTGACCATCGGGATCGTCGAGGGCGCGATGCTGCTGCGCTTCGTGCGCAGCGCCACGATGCAGGCGGCCGGTCAGGACTTCGTGCGCACGGCCGCGGCCAAGGGGCTGACCCGCCGTCAGGCACTCATCCGGCATGGCATCCCCGCCGTCGGACTCTCGATCGTGACGGTCCTGGGTCTGCAGGTGGCAGGCATCATCGTCGGCTCGGTCGTCATCGAACAGCTCTTCACGCTTCCCGGCATCGGGCGGATGCTGGTCGCCGACGTCGGCACGCGCGACCTGGTGAAGGTGCAGAGCGAGCTGCTCGTGCTCACCGGGTTCGTGCTGGTGATCGGATTCATCGTCGACCTGGTGCACCACACCGTCGACCCGAGACAGCGCGCGGAGGTCGACTGATGCCCCACTGGCTGCGCGCACTGCTCTCCTCCGGCCCGGGCCGATTCGGGGTCATCGTGGTGCTGCTGATCGCACTCACCGCGGTGGTGTCGCTGTTCTGGACGCCGTTCGACCCGATGCTCTCCGACATCCGCGGGCGCTGGGCCGAGCCCGGCTGGCCGCACCTCCTCGGCACCGACGGCACGGGCCGCGACATCCTCAGCCTCGTGATGGCGGGAGCCCGCACGACGGTGTTCGTCGCGGTGGGCGCCGGCATCGTCGCGACCCTCGTCGGCATCGCGCTGGCCGCGCTCGGCGCGCTGACGGCGCGATGGATGCGCGAGACGGTGGCCGTGCTCGTCGACATCCTGATCGCGTTCCCCGTGCTGATGATCGCCATGATGATCTCGGCTGTGTGGGGCGGGTCGCTCTGGGTCGTGGTGTTCTCGGTGGGGATCGGCTTCGGCG
Above is a genomic segment from Microbacterium sp. W4I4 containing:
- the trmB gene encoding tRNA (guanosine(46)-N7)-methyltransferase TrmB, translating into MSEPRTFREEPVSFVRRSGRMSEAQERAFEELAPFYLFDVARDVAFTSVHPEARLEPASVYGRTAPLTVEIGSGQGHAIIAAATANPDTDFLAVEVFRAGLARTMLDADKADARNLRLVEANAPEVLSTLLPEAAASEVWIFFPDPWHKKRHTKRRLVRPGFPETAARALADGGVLRLATDWEDYALQMREVLDDAPEFERAFDGEWAERFDGRVMTAFERKGITKGRDIRDLAYRRVPRG
- a CDS encoding arginase family protein, which gives rise to MTRFLIVPQWQGSPAARAMLLVDGANAIAGDLPRKDTTVLDVPLEAGESLGTGVRRLSSLLRVRDLVAENMSDAGEQTVLIGGDCSVTAFALSAVDHADTAVLWCDAHPDLNDPSTSPSGSFSGMALRAVLGEGEPQLALSPAVPAEHVVLLGARSIDESEQDPLSSITTLTPEDAQDPDAVVAAVRATGATRVWVHIDVDVIDPAEFEGVSEAAPFGVSTSALVSAIKQVRAEFPLAGATISGFAPRSPAHAVQDMGAILRLIGAVA
- a CDS encoding TPM domain-containing protein; translation: MRNRWLAMAAIVLGTILGGLSLSAASATAPGPLDGPITDHSDVVSAADREQAESTLAKLRSEAGIDLFFVMIPQYTDPSVMEDWTTATAQGNGFRADQYLISVATEGRTYTMYRPDDGRMSTSERDDILSAMRPDLSDSDFSHAVVAGADEAYDIYVLAPQRAAQGWMVFGIIVVIAVIVIVSVLLVRRARKRAAENAKRQAALAQTSQQASIALVRTDDLVRTSEQEMEYARAQFGDDVIGEFVTALETSRKNLDEAFSLQQKLDDEIPDTDQQKQEWYDRILQLCSESTQVLEERKADFDELRKLEQNAPAALENVRQLRAAAGAEVDRADQILAALTSSYAADAYSSVSENPAQARSRISFTDTQIQAAEQALAAGSTGDAAVAVRAAEGAVQQATQLEDAVEKLQNDLNAAETRAKALIADLSTDVQTAQALPDAQGAVAQAVSATQQGVQQAQGVLASTGRDPIAALRILEAANTSIDAVIAHVRDEQAKIEHARSMLADAVQRADIQISTAEQFIQNNRGGVSSPARTRLSQAQAAVTEARRIAQSDPVQALAQAQNADRLASDALRLAQNDVNSWGGGGFGGGGRGNDNLGALLGGILIGQATGRGGGGWGGGGGGGGGGGGIFGGGGGGFGGSSGGGGFFGGGGSGGGGFSVGGFGGGGGGFGGSSGGGGAF
- a CDS encoding type II CAAX prenyl endopeptidase Rce1 family protein yields the protein MTSAAWRRLGPAVLVCLAAPAFFVLGWTWVGWALIAVGVGSAALVDRGAPRTVTVSVGSRPTWEIGQKRMPSLTRDLALIALGMLIVHAISLEAQLDNLAMLRFTLALGGAVLVPYLLSRFAFRDRAISFPWRAHRRWNRWQWGWLLAVLVLGWLILPFYFITSGVYENWPVVDTPELIARLFVGVGAVGIWDELFFICTVFALLRRHFPDALANMLQMIVFVSFLWELGYREWGPALTIPFALLQGWIFLRTHSLAYVVTVHLLFDAVVFAVLVHAHNPGLLPVFLV
- a CDS encoding alpha/beta fold hydrolase, with the translated sequence MAVAQDTSEFRYLPAQAQRFGIPVPSARRIALALPDGRSLSALHFGDGAPEVTLLHGAGLNAHTWDSVALLLGRPALMIDLAGHGDSSWRADLDYSPAALAGDVVAAIEEWTDEPQVLIGHSLGGLTATVVAARHPELVAELILVDIVPGLDTDAAPAVLREFYQVTEFDSRDDVVARAEKFGFGGAREDTERGVFFNTRVREDGRIEWKHHFAQIIGHAFDALNAAKRASTAADLWSDITGVTAPLTLVRGSHGFLQDADVAEFSRQVPSATVTTVDAGHNIQETDPASLASLAADALSRTSR
- a CDS encoding SIP domain-containing protein, producing the protein MSIVETAAGTRAARRASRRPLVQHLVTADENSLAELELVLATLPLCAVGRVFIEVPDADAVGVVEVPPRMTVTWLVRTRGGVRRATGEILTRAATAWADEMLCDGSEATLRTEATLLGCFISTADIVDHLTEHHGVAPTAIHAPARYGLPVH
- a CDS encoding tyrosine-protein phosphatase, whose protein sequence is MTILDIPGVSNLRDVGGIPVGTARVRHGALLRSGQLARLTPAGASALEERVQRVVDLRDETEVRAEPSALRSVATTHIPLFLGSVGSFFEQDMDLERMYRHLVDDSASRLVEAVRVIASGEPTLVHCTVGKDRTGVTVALALSAIGADRDAVIADYALTASQLPAERNRAIIAYFRANMPDARNAIQLATESPAPVMAALLADIDQRHGSAAAYLQGAGLTDAELDALRNALID
- a CDS encoding DUF3097 domain-containing protein translates to MDDRYGGDVLAAGWRDRGTVKASDVPAEMDLVVEVAEDGYCGAITRVESGLVELEDWKGRRRSFPLGGGFLVEGKPVRLVVPAAKPQGTRRTASGSFTVADDRAKVALPSRILVEGRHDAELVEKVWGADLRVEGVVVEYLQGIDLLEDLLTEAPPSAERRYGVLVDHLVPGSKETRMVEQILRGPHGAHLKIVGHPFIDVWQCVTPSAMGIRAWPQIPRGTDWKTGICRAFGWPAEEQADIARAWQRILSRVTTFRDLEPSLLGRVEELIDFVTDPVS
- a CDS encoding Fe-S oxidoreductase, with amino-acid sequence MNADWRGEAERILVRGRRSDRRIPAFLLRSPISRLGYWWGTSVGWVWGSLWSTGPVERRGGLWVFRGLPQWSYGRGGVCVGGCYLTGDIEPSDAVLRHEAVHKQQWLRYGFLMPFLYLFAGRDALRNRFEIEAGLEDGGYVRRTSQR
- a CDS encoding PspA/IM30 family protein; amino-acid sequence: MAKESIFGRISTLVRANINSLLDQAEDPQKMIDQLVRDYTNNIADAESAIAETIGNLRLLERDHEEDVRSAGEWGNKALAASRKADELRGSGSTADADKFDSLAKIALQRQISSEREARASEPQIASQTEIVDKLKSGLNGMKDKLGELKTKRSELLARAKVAEAQTKVQDAIGSINVLDPTSELGRFEDKIRRQEALAQGKAEIAASSLDAQFESLEDLGELTEVEARLAELKSGKPQAAIESE
- a CDS encoding ABC transporter substrate-binding protein; the protein is MSTSTTARRSARLAAIGLLAVGALVLSACGGSPEPVSTSPGKADPNADLTVGLVLEPTNLDIRHTSGAALEQVLVDNIYEGLVTRTQDNKVEDRLAASHEISPDGLTYTFTLNDGISFHDGTALTSADVVASYQTVKTDASVQGNTEFAGVAAISAPDAETVQITLTKPDQNFLFNLTGPAGLVFKTGDKTDLKTAENGTGPFTLQRWAKGSSIAFTRYDEYWGKKAQLAQVTFQYIPDFTAGVNAALDGSIDVLTAVDPNLVSQLKDSGDFAITTGRTTDKATLAFNNAKAPLNDARVRKALRLAIDHEALVEAVGAGETLYGPIPSLDPGYEDLSELVPFDPAEAKKLLKEAGQEKLDLTLTIPSFYGTTVAQVLVSDFAKVGVSLEVNRVEFATWLEDVYTNHDYELSFVLHVEPRDFGNWANPDYYFGYDNPEVQDLYAQSQAELDPAKSADLLKQAARIVSEDDAADWLYNGATLTAHIPGVSGFPKDSINSRIDLSGVTKTAD